TAAATAGCATAGCCATCTACAGTAACGGCCAGGAAACGGGGTATCTCTCTGTGTATTTGGGAACTTGGGTCCTCCCACCCACCCACAGACGCCTCGGGCCAATCGTACCAAGTTAGTGCTGCCACTGGTGGCCAATTTTCACTAGGACGTTTTCcactttccacaatttcttcacAAGTTTTACACTTCTGTACGAAACGTCCTAGTGTAAGTAGTAAAAAGTAATGGAAGTAACATTTGGATTTAACAAGCAATTTAAGCTTTAATTAGTCATTGTCTTATGATCAACAAACACCACAGCCATTTCTTAAAAGTCAAACAGTCATTATGCAAGCCCTGGATGGTAAAACAGATCTTATTCTTTAACGTGGACACTGGGCTAATTGACTTGTCACAGTAGAATTAGAATGTTGTGGCTTCTTGGTCAGCTGATTTGTGTTGGCTATTCTTCGGGTGTTAACAGGTTGTAtttgaattaaaacaaaactttaGGTGTCACATAATTTATTTATATGGGGCCATTACTCTGTTCTTAgcatgtaaaataattaataatctttttttttttactttaggCAATTCACAAATTGATGACCAATGTGTCCACCTGGGTCATATTGGTAGGTAATATCTTTtagcattattattattttatattgttATCTGCATCATTAGCAATGAGCAAATCTGGTTGGTTTTCATTACAATAGAAGAGTGATGGCACATCCTAAAACAATAAACACCAACATGATCTGACGATCTGCTATGAGACTTTCGGTTTGAATTCATAAAGAGTCCCAAGCAAATACCAAAGTATTGTCACATTGGTGAGTACCAGAAATAAAGGATTAAGTTAATATAGTTACaactttttttaatatttcctgtttggttttttcatcTAGATTAATGATTTTGGCAAATTGGGGGAGATTTTTGGTTAAGGCCAGATGCCCTAAAAATTATGATGGTTGTAAACACACGGGAATATATTCCATAATTAATTGTCGGATATCACGTAATGTTACCCTTAAACCTTACTTTTATCAATTGAATTGTCTTTTGATTTATGTTTTCCTATTCCTTCCAGATTCCGTGATCGACTTTTGCAAACTAACCACAAAAGATGTCATGTAACTACAGTATATTTCCCTGTGTCAGAAATAGAAGACGGAAAGCGATACTTCGTTTGTGAAGAAAGCCATTCGCACTTCATCGCATTTCATCGCATCTGCTCCGTCCCGAAGATacaatatttaaatttgtatAAATtaaagtgcatatctgggctcccttcttttctgtggccccgtttccccttgactcgtaataagcccgtagggggtcatgcccctactgtgatcagcagtaaaggttgtgagtgcgctgtccggaaaggggacgtgggggtcctcaagttctgagatatcattggagggcgaagaggctacccacaaatccgaataacggttaatcgctcacgtaaaaacttgtccgaaaccttccatccttttccggcttctcttagccactccccgggtaatctccccgggggttCAGTTCAATTGAGGTAGGGTTTACCCCTACCTCGTTTAAAGGTTATATTTCAATACAAAATAGTTCAAACTAATTTttcaaaaccttttttttgttctgatATGTTGGTTTGTATTTCTTGTGCAATGCACTTAACCTATTACGATTAATCTGAACTACGTCTGTGTCTTCATGAAAATTCCTTGAAGTATGTGGATTTACGTGTTCACCCATACAGACTAAGTCATTTGATTTTAACTTCTGTCCCAATTTTCTGTTGACTTAGTTTATTCATGTTAACACTGTTTGAAAGCGCCATTTTTACATTCAATAATatcatattttatttcaactaGATCCTGTAAGGAATCGAACCTTTACTTTACAGCATGCCTcgccgatgctcaaccacaGAGCCATGAGTCACATTACAGAGCTCACTGTTTCGCTTTGTCATTTGAGGTTTGTGTACATTTAGGTGTTAATATACATAGGCTATATACACGTGGAATTATATTGTTGAATGAACATTTCCAAGGTAAACGGGTGACATATTGTTCCCTTTACAGACTTTTCAACCAAAAGCAAGAATAAACAGTGGAATCAAATTTAACAATTGATGAGACTCAACCACTAATCTAACTATATTCAATTTATCACCCCTAAACTTAAATTCAAGGATACACGGGTTTGCTATTTGTTGTTTCATAATGcttttattaattttcttttcacagacTACCAATACAACTAGAGCCATGGCTTTGCCTCAATTGGTTTCATAAGTTGGACAACTATGATATAACTACAAAAGCctaatgaaaaatttttgcaaggaAAAGGTTCCAAAAATTTTAGGAGCGCAATCTCTTTCAATTCTCTATAATTATCAATCTACATCTGGTAAATGTgtagtaaaatttaaaaataaactataATCAAGCACACGAGAACACAATGTGTTTAGTAGACATGTTTGTGTACAGCAAAGTCTCTTTCCATTTGGAGAAGGGATCTTGGATTCTCTTAAAACCACAAAGTTTTGTTTCACTACCAACATTGTTAAACATAAGACAATAAAAGCAAGGCCTTTAGAATTATGAATTAAAAGATCATAAGCAGCACAGCACCCATTCCtaatacaatacaatacaatcAGAAAAATTTACAGAATGGATGTTTAACTAAAAACATTAtgtatataaatttttttattttatagaaaatttctCTTGCCATTTTTAATGCTCTTAGAAAAATATGCTGCATTTATTAGTGATAAAGATTTTTCTGTGCAGAATGATGGGCTTTTTCGATTTTTAGGCAGGAAATTTACAATTAAAGCTATAATAACTGATCATAATGGTCAAACACTTCACTTGTCCCTTGTTCTTCTACCTGAATTGAAACTTTTGTTTCACTTCTTTACAGTCATTTTAAtttacaaataataaaaacaaagtttcttttaaaaaaaaaaacttacgtGCTTACATCAACCTCACTCCTGAAGAAAATTAACTATTTCCGAAGCAGACGAACTGTATGACTAACTCAATTTTGCCCATTGTTTTGAAAAGTACTGTCACTGACatcgccatctagcggaaaTTCTGACAGGAAAATAGGCCCgacttctcctttttttttttcaataacacgttttttgttaaaaatttacacgatttggattcaaaattcaacaacaattacaaaaaaacaatataaTTTACAAAACAGTCGGACTTACTTCTTTTATGGAGAAGTGAGAGGATTTCAAGTTGAGTTTCAAAGTAGATGGTGCCACTGCTGCATATTTTCAAGACATGACAAAACCTGATTCATTTCTGGTTTAGCGTCCACGGAGAATGCATGCGTTATTAAGTTCTTCTTAAAATTACACTCCTGATGTCGTGTGGTTTTACCTGGAATTTAGCGTACGTTTTCCATTTTGTGCTTTACAACTTTAAAATAAACTCATACTTAATTGAAGGTACTATGGCACTGACTAATTCCTAATAAACATTATTACAAACTTATTCAAAGGTGTTCGAAGTTAAAGCATGGCTTGCTTTGCcttcacgttttttttatctcgttTAGTCAAACGCATCCAATTTTCAAACCAATGGGACTATAAAGAAAACAGCTCTTAATGTTcttttccaacaaatttcCTAGTTCCCTATATGTATCATAAGGTAATGTTACAATGGATCATTAAAAGTATtactattttaattttacctTTAGGTCTCAGAACTGTGCCCGATGTGCTGTGATGGCCACAGGACCCTTTTTGTGACAGAATGCAATGCCACAAATGTTTTGTTGCCACTGTAAATAAAAGATCTTAAGTGTCACTCCTGTGTTGATGAATTGCTAGCTCACACGTAAGAAGTAAAAGGAAGTTCAAGATTTTGGTCTTGTCATTGTGTTCATTGATGACTGTTTGTCATATGGTGGAGGCTACTGTTAAAacggaaacaacaaaaactccTTTAGTTTTGAAGATTCTTTTGGGGTTTTCTTTTGACAACAAATTCTAGCATAATGCTTAACAGCTGTGAATGGTCCCATACTCTAGTGGCGACGAGATAAAGTGAAAGgtttgtgaaataagttaaATTATGTTACTGTTGTTTTTCGTCATAttataaaatgaaatacaaaaaaagttAATATGTATGAATAGTTTTATTAACCCTCCTCCatcccacaattccaccacatTTTAATACAACACAAAATACATATTATATAAATGTAAAATACATaaacatacatacatacaaacatacacacttaattaagttaacccgttggctgccaggccatgcaacccgtaggttgcttaaactacattAGCTACGCATCGCGTCTGAAGGATCacgaacaaggtgggacttgtccgaagacaagtccgggctggcACGGCAATAGAAACCATtccgggaatgcacaccccaggaatctatcaccgcaccgacaaagagaagtccctactggtgcattgcctacggcgccTAAAGGCACAAAGCCTTTAGGCGCGGCGACTGTTCCCCCCATGGCCatggggcagaacagcgcccgGTTCCCtaaaagctacaaaaaaaatgggacgcaaacggggtggcagccaacgggttaacttataCATACAAGAtacaatgcaaaacaaaacaataccacGAGGACGATCCACGGTGAAATCCCACCATCGCCGTGGGCTGTTTGCTGAACCACATCCAATTGTGATCGACTTTTCTGTGAAGGGTAAACGTGAAGGCGAAGGCGAAGGCGAAGGCGAAGGCGAAGGCGAAGGCGAAGGCGAAGGCGAAGGCGAAGGCGAAGGCGAAGGCGAAggcgaaggcgaagacggTGGTGATGGTGATGGCGATGGCGTCATTCGTCATTTCGTTCCAGTCATGACGATCTTCTAATAAAGAACAGAATAAGGagcattttaaatttcaattaattcTCGAGACCAGAACGTCTGTAGTTACCCACCTCTAGAATGGGCCCATCCAATTGGAAAACCTTGTAGATTGCCATAATTGGAACCATGGCCACAGAAGACAACGCAATGAGAAATCCTACGATGGTTGCCTCCAAAGGATAAGTGTAATCGCCGTACGTAAGTGTTCGGAAGTCCACCAAAGTGAACACCAAAATGGCCTATCACGGGACAAGGttgcaaaaatcaaaataagaaCCATAACTTACTAAAAACCAAATAACTTACGACGATGATGACGGGCGTGAAAAATTTCCAAACGAATCGCCAATACCAGCGTGGTGGTGCGTCATGCTCGAGCATTAGTTTGATGTCGTCAAGGAATCGATCGATACCATAATGCCATGCGATGAAGCATACTTCAGCCATTCCGACGATCAGGGCGGAAAACGTAGCTGCATATGTATCGATCAACTGTAAGACGTACGTACATGCCTCCATTTGTGCACATTCTAAGCCCAAGTAGAAACATGACAGTGGC
This sequence is a window from Daphnia magna isolate NIES linkage group LG7, ASM2063170v1.1, whole genome shotgun sequence. Protein-coding genes within it:
- the LOC116927576 gene encoding sodium-dependent noradrenaline transporter, yielding MEACTYVLQLIDTYAATFSALIVGMAEVCFIAWHYGIDRFLDDIKLMLEHDAPPRWYWRFVWKFFTPVIIVAILVFTLVDFRTLTYGDYTYPLEATIVGFLIALSSVAMVPIMAIYKVFQLDGPILEKIVMTGTK